The following are encoded in a window of Gammaproteobacteria bacterium genomic DNA:
- a CDS encoding ABC transporter permease subunit, whose translation MMLTGFGLRSALVALLVAYTPIFFRVFHQEIRKQMKAPYAIAAKMDGTPTMRLIFSQVLPTALPAVVSESTRMTTLSIIDVATLGFFGFLSQSDFPEWGSMLGTGQNFAYQAPWLVWLPGIVLAIALLAIHLVGSGVRRAIERQRG comes from the coding sequence ATGATGCTCACAGGTTTTGGTTTGCGCAGTGCGCTTGTCGCACTTTTAGTCGCTTACACCCCGATATTTTTTCGTGTGTTTCATCAAGAAATACGCAAACAAATGAAGGCCCCCTATGCGATTGCAGCGAAAATGGACGGTACTCCGACAATGCGGCTCATTTTTAGTCAAGTGTTGCCAACAGCCTTGCCAGCCGTAGTCAGTGAAAGTACCCGCATGACAACACTTTCTATCATTGATGTGGCAACGCTGGGATTTTTTGGATTTCTGTCGCAATCCGATTTCCCGGAATGGGGTAGTATGTTGGGCACGGGACAGAACTTTGCGTATCAAGCACCATGGCTTGTGTGGCTGCCCGGCATTGTGCTCGCCATCGCGCTACTTGCCATTCATCTTGTCGGCAGTGGCGTGCGGCGTGCCATCGAAAGGCAAAGAGGTTAA
- a CDS encoding ABC transporter permease, which produces MSQLPKAFLQRLALLAGLIVVAFFVHENLQHTDDESIFGRAWQFLREVLSGHLGYTLDGRPLLSEFLERLPSSLILLVLATMVAWAIGLPLAVTFAAQKYQQRRRHAELITGILMSLPVFWIGQILLMTAATQAGWLPLGGELSWVYEVPSVTGVALIDAILSHPEHKWEIIWDAITHLVLPVSVMALAPTAYLLQEFGAQMERISQMPFILVAKARGITQRQLIWGHLLPNAMFPVLKGLRVQFALLVSNLIIVETLFLWPGVGSWLVELVKKQETQTIPGLIILFGIFVLVLNSITELLQHFWDPERRRL; this is translated from the coding sequence ATGAGTCAACTGCCAAAAGCTTTCTTGCAACGATTGGCTTTGCTCGCAGGCTTGATCGTGGTGGCTTTCTTCGTCCACGAAAATCTGCAGCACACCGACGACGAGAGCATATTTGGTCGAGCTTGGCAATTTCTACGCGAAGTGCTGTCCGGTCACCTTGGCTACACACTTGACGGCCGACCGTTACTTTCGGAATTTCTTGAGCGACTACCATCTAGCTTGATTCTACTGGTCTTGGCCACGATGGTGGCTTGGGCAATTGGACTGCCTTTAGCCGTGACATTTGCCGCCCAGAAATATCAACAACGACGTCGCCATGCTGAATTGATTACCGGTATTCTGATGTCTTTGCCTGTATTCTGGATAGGCCAAATTTTGTTGATGACCGCTGCCACGCAAGCTGGTTGGCTACCCTTGGGTGGTGAACTTTCATGGGTGTATGAGGTGCCATCCGTCACAGGTGTTGCCCTGATTGATGCCATACTTTCTCATCCAGAACATAAATGGGAAATCATCTGGGATGCCATCACCCACCTCGTGCTCCCGGTTTCTGTAATGGCGCTGGCACCAACAGCTTATTTGCTTCAAGAATTCGGGGCACAAATGGAGCGCATCAGCCAGATGCCGTTTATTTTGGTGGCCAAGGCTCGGGGTATCACGCAACGTCAATTGATCTGGGGGCATCTATTGCCAAATGCAATGTTCCCAGTGTTAAAGGGGTTGCGAGTTCAATTCGCGTTATTGGTGTCAAATTTGATTATTGTCGAGACACTATTCCTGTGGCCGGGTGTCGGCTCATGGTTGGTTGAACTGGTCAAGAAACAAGAGACTCAGACAATACCAGGACTCATCATTTTGTTCGGAATATTTGTCCTTGTACTCAATTCCATCACCGAACTGTTACAACATTTTTGGGATCCTGAACGGCGGCGTTTATGA
- a CDS encoding ABC transporter ATP-binding protein, translating to MSQWLLDVRGLNVSFPTLDGESKPVNDVVFRLKQGGIHGLIGESGSGKSVLAAAVLGLLPEHSNVNVDFFQWKGRSLINADGSLQVDEIRKHAALIFQDPIQSLDPLKTIGEQFYEHIQAKHPKMTAQQLKEKSHALLDDVGLPHDESLLKAFPRQLTEGTAQRVAIANAIAMEPQLLIADEATTNLDMMLERQMLNLLQTIHRRLDTTMLIITHDFGLLKKLTDITYVMYCGHLVEEGPTNEIIEHPYHPYTRALVNSSQRSFDKSYRLQEVPTLPGTIPALTQLPPGCPLGPRCHRAGRPCSQMPTYTVEGERSYRCHFPIEYRP from the coding sequence ATGTCGCAATGGTTATTAGATGTGCGAGGACTCAATGTTTCCTTCCCGACACTTGACGGTGAGTCAAAACCCGTCAACGATGTCGTCTTTCGTCTGAAGCAGGGGGGAATCCATGGGCTGATTGGGGAATCTGGCTCCGGGAAAAGTGTCTTGGCTGCCGCAGTGCTCGGATTATTACCTGAACACTCCAATGTCAATGTCGACTTTTTCCAGTGGAAAGGACGTTCACTGATCAATGCCGACGGCAGCCTGCAAGTTGATGAGATTCGCAAGCATGCTGCCCTTATTTTTCAGGATCCCATTCAAAGTCTTGACCCTTTGAAAACCATTGGCGAACAATTTTATGAACACATTCAGGCGAAACACCCAAAGATGACTGCCCAGCAACTAAAAGAGAAAAGTCACGCCCTGCTCGATGATGTGGGATTGCCCCATGATGAAAGTTTACTGAAAGCCTTTCCCCGCCAATTGACAGAAGGAACTGCCCAGCGTGTTGCTATCGCCAACGCTATCGCCATGGAACCGCAACTCCTTATCGCCGACGAAGCCACCACTAATCTCGACATGATGCTTGAGCGACAAATGCTCAATTTGCTGCAAACCATTCATCGTCGGCTCGACACTACCATGCTCATCATTACGCATGACTTCGGACTGCTAAAAAAACTAACCGACATCACGTATGTGATGTATTGCGGGCATCTAGTCGAAGAGGGGCCAACAAACGAGATCATTGAGCACCCCTATCATCCTTATACAAGGGCGCTGGTGAACAGCAGTCAACGTTCGTTTGACAAATCTTATCGATTACAAGAAGTTCCAACCCTCCCCGGAACCATCCCTGCATTGACGCAATTGCCGCCTGGCTGTCCCCTAGGCCCACGCTGTCATCGAGCTGGACGTCCCTGCAGCCAAATGCCGACTTATACGGTAGAGGGTGAACGCAGCTATCGCTGTCATTTTCCGATTGAGTACCGACCATGA